One window of the Tetragenococcus koreensis genome contains the following:
- a CDS encoding ATP-binding cassette domain-containing protein — translation MKTIIQTNQLTKSFRHETAIHPLDFTLQQGEICALIGKNGAGKSTFFKMLSGQILPSSGDIALFGQSGKDCGLSRKRIGFIVETPTFFSDFTARQNLEYFRIQRGIAEKKQIQRVLEIVGLAQEKKKKFEQYSLGMKQRLGLALCLLGNPDCLILDEPINGLDAEGIKEIRELLFRLNREQQITILISSHILSELSLLATRFLFIKQGTIIEDISSETLHEKSKKQLKIHTANLSKAVQILERTYPDIDYKVLPDNYLALQNYVDKSQKINRLLVKNEILVDEFRVESLALEDYFLTLEEETNQ, via the coding sequence ATGAAAACAATTATTCAAACAAATCAACTAACCAAATCATTTCGTCACGAAACAGCCATACATCCACTTGATTTCACTTTACAACAAGGTGAGATTTGCGCATTGATTGGAAAAAACGGCGCAGGAAAATCGACTTTTTTCAAAATGCTGTCTGGACAAATTTTGCCAAGTTCTGGTGATATCGCACTGTTTGGTCAATCTGGGAAAGACTGTGGACTTTCACGAAAGCGAATAGGTTTTATCGTTGAAACACCTACGTTTTTTTCTGATTTCACAGCCAGACAAAATTTAGAATACTTCCGCATTCAACGGGGAATTGCTGAGAAAAAACAAATCCAAAGGGTCTTAGAAATTGTCGGATTAGCACAAGAAAAAAAGAAAAAGTTCGAACAATATTCATTAGGTATGAAACAGCGTTTAGGGTTGGCACTTTGTTTATTAGGAAACCCAGATTGCTTAATCTTAGATGAACCAATTAATGGACTAGACGCAGAAGGAATTAAAGAAATTAGAGAGTTATTGTTCAGATTAAACCGAGAACAACAAATTACGATTCTAATATCGAGTCATATTTTATCAGAATTATCTTTACTAGCCACACGTTTTTTATTTATCAAGCAGGGAACGATCATCGAAGATATTAGCAGTGAAACGCTCCATGAAAAAAGCAAAAAGCAATTAAAAATCCATACAGCCAACCTTTCAAAAGCTGTACAAATATTGGAACGTACCTACCCAGATATTGATTATAAAGTTCTACCAGATAATTACTTAGCTTTGCAAAATTATGTCGATAAAAGTCAAAAAATCAATCGTTTATTGGTTAAAAATGAGATTTTAGTTGACGAATTTCGTGTTGAATCATTAGCGCTAGAAGATTATTTTTTGACCTTAGAGGAGGAAACAAACCAATGA
- a CDS encoding ABC transporter permease: MIAYLKSENYRFLRKSSIYTISGLCLILITAAAFVLKYFDMTDSTFPYGNAHFFYSNIFGLSSLILFISVLVNLILTGKDRLVLKQSIAFGLSRQKVFWAKLFVTLSYFILLCLVGIALTILLGSSIFPYESGVLTAYFAALINIAPIILSGFILAHVLMLTYSNEVIVFGILLLVYSFPESILQGLSNYSEIIRVFSKYVPSTLLTDNLYRFMDLRIEFDFSAWIVGGIISSISLIIGVMKFNKKSID, translated from the coding sequence ATGATTGCCTATCTGAAAAGTGAGAACTACCGTTTTCTAAGAAAAAGTAGTATATATACAATTAGTGGACTGTGTCTAATTCTAATAACTGCTGCAGCATTTGTCCTGAAATATTTCGATATGACCGATAGTACTTTCCCATACGGAAATGCGCATTTTTTCTATTCGAATATTTTTGGTTTATCCAGTTTAATTTTATTTATTTCTGTATTAGTCAATTTAATTTTAACAGGAAAAGATCGCTTGGTTTTAAAACAATCTATTGCATTTGGACTTTCTCGTCAAAAAGTATTTTGGGCAAAATTGTTTGTAACACTGAGCTATTTTATTCTTTTATGCTTAGTTGGCATTGCATTGACCATCTTACTAGGCAGCTCGATATTTCCCTATGAATCTGGTGTATTAACTGCTTATTTTGCTGCTCTAATAAATATCGCTCCCATTATCCTAAGCGGCTTTATCCTAGCACATGTGTTAATGCTGACATACTCAAACGAAGTTATCGTATTTGGTATCTTATTACTTGTTTATAGTTTTCCAGAAAGCATTTTGCAAGGACTTAGTAATTATAGTGAGATCATCCGTGTATTCAGTAAATATGTCCCTAGTACACTATTAACAGATAATTTGTATCGATTCATGGATTTACGTATAGAATTTGATTTTTCCGCATGGATCGTAGGTGGTATCATTAGTTCGATCTCGTTAATAATTGGCGTAATGAAGTTTAACAAAAAAAGTATTGATTAG
- a CDS encoding sensor histidine kinase: MNIWVILFVVVFVLLIISEINRYLQKQTVRALTKQIENIHTNFGTNELLKTQVQSKNLVAFVSAMNRLLLRYKKEQQHYAKKEQELRKEITNISHDLRTPLTSIKGFTELLQSENFSSHEEKEYLDIIYRKVVLLTKLTDSFYVISQVESNDYPIQKEKIDLNQLVIELMMSFFEEFNEASLQVSVDEVNLSEITADLKATTRILTNLIQNAIRYAKSYFRIAFSEDDQFVILTFTNDVHEFDETQLNTIFKRSFSMEPSRSKGQTGLGLYIVKKLVEKQNGKVKAAINNNEFKLSLYFLK, from the coding sequence GTGAATATCTGGGTCATTTTATTCGTGGTTGTTTTTGTTTTATTGATTATTAGCGAAATAAATCGTTACTTACAAAAACAAACAGTACGTGCATTAACAAAACAAATTGAAAATATTCATACCAATTTTGGTACAAACGAATTACTAAAAACACAAGTTCAATCCAAGAATCTGGTGGCTTTTGTTTCTGCAATGAATCGGTTATTACTACGCTATAAAAAAGAGCAACAACATTATGCAAAAAAAGAACAAGAACTTCGCAAAGAAATAACCAATATTTCTCACGATTTACGCACACCATTAACTTCTATCAAAGGTTTTACTGAATTGTTACAGTCGGAAAACTTTTCGTCGCATGAAGAAAAAGAGTACTTAGATATTATCTATAGAAAAGTAGTGTTATTAACGAAATTAACGGATTCATTCTATGTGATTTCTCAAGTAGAATCAAACGACTACCCGATTCAAAAAGAGAAAATAGATTTAAACCAATTAGTGATTGAATTAATGATGAGCTTTTTTGAGGAATTTAACGAAGCATCGTTACAAGTCTCAGTGGATGAGGTAAACCTTTCGGAGATTACAGCCGATTTAAAAGCAACAACACGTATCCTTACAAACTTAATTCAAAACGCAATTCGTTATGCAAAAAGTTATTTTCGTATTGCTTTTTCTGAAGATGATCAGTTTGTTATATTGACTTTCACTAACGACGTTCATGAATTTGATGAAACGCAATTAAACACTATTTTTAAACGCTCCTTTAGTATGGAGCCAAGCCGTTCTAAAGGTCAAACTGGATTAGGTTTATATATTGTAAAAAAGTTAGTTGAAAAACAGAATGGAAAAGTAAAAGCAGCAATTAACAATAATGAATTTAAGCTATCACTTTATTTTCTAAAATGA
- a CDS encoding AbrB/MazE/SpoVT family DNA-binding domain-containing protein, whose product MPMTNNSKPTKASYKVRRPGSSNIITLPLNVQESLNIEPGDAVRYIIKDNRVEIIKDVPTVDAEDATSETIEQYSELLTKLVDH is encoded by the coding sequence ATGCCGATGACTAATAATAGCAAGCCAACTAAGGCGTCTTATAAAGTTCGTAGACCAGGTAGTAGCAATATTATAACGCTTCCGTTAAATGTTCAGGAGTCATTAAATATAGAACCCGGCGATGCTGTTAGATATATCATAAAAGATAATCGGGTGGAAATAATCAAGGATGTTCCAACAGTTGATGCCGAAGATGCGACTTCAGAAACGATAGAACAATATAGTGAACTGTTGACTAAGCTAGTTGATCATTAG
- a CDS encoding GNAT family N-acetyltransferase: protein MLTNKTATKQDEQQIIELWDRSVTATHDFLKQEDKNQIREEIPSYFPFLDIHLWYDGGNLLAFSGQNENHLEMLFIDPQFTAKGYGTAILQELITRYGITSVDVNEQNTVAEKFYLKNGFHISARSQTDDQNRPYPILHLSNI from the coding sequence ATGTTAACCAATAAAACTGCCACCAAACAAGATGAGCAACAAATCATTGAATTATGGGATAGAAGCGTTACCGCGACTCATGATTTTTTAAAGCAAGAAGATAAAAATCAAATTCGGGAAGAAATTCCAAGTTATTTTCCTTTTTTAGATATTCACCTTTGGTATGATGGGGGTAACTTGCTAGCTTTTAGCGGGCAAAACGAAAATCATTTGGAGATGCTTTTTATCGATCCCCAATTTACAGCTAAAGGTTATGGAACAGCTATTTTGCAAGAATTAATCACAAGATATGGCATTACTAGTGTTGATGTAAATGAACAAAATACTGTGGCTGAGAAATTTTATTTAAAAAATGGTTTCCACATTTCTGCTCGTTCTCAGACAGATGATCAAAACAGACCGTATCCTATATTACACTTATCGAATATTTAA
- the nrdF gene encoding class 1b ribonucleoside-diphosphate reductase subunit beta, with protein MANTYYEAINWNEIEDIIDKSTWEKLTEQFWLDTRIPLSNDLDDWRSLSEQEKQLVGYVFGGLTLLDTVQSESGMERLREDARTPHEEAVLNNIQFMESVHAKSYSSIFSTLNTKTEINDIFEWTNTNVYLQRKAERINEIYKNGTPLQKKIASVFLETFLFYSGFYTPLYYLGNNKLANVAEIIKLIIRDESVHGTYIGYKFQLGFNELSEEEQEELKNWMYDLLYELYENEECYTEQLYDDIGWTEEVKTFLRYNANKALMNMGQDPLFPDGANDVNPIVMNGISTGTSNHDFFSQVGNGYLLGNVEAMSDDDYLIGLE; from the coding sequence ATGGCAAACACTTATTATGAAGCCATTAATTGGAATGAAATCGAAGATATAATCGATAAATCAACATGGGAAAAATTAACCGAACAATTTTGGCTGGATACGCGGATTCCTCTGTCTAACGATCTAGATGACTGGCGCAGCTTAAGTGAACAAGAAAAACAACTGGTTGGTTATGTATTCGGTGGCTTGACTCTTTTAGATACCGTGCAATCAGAAAGTGGGATGGAGCGTCTTAGAGAAGACGCTCGGACTCCTCATGAAGAAGCGGTCTTAAACAACATTCAATTTATGGAGTCTGTCCATGCTAAAAGTTATTCTTCTATTTTCAGTACTTTAAATACGAAAACTGAAATCAATGATATCTTTGAATGGACAAATACCAATGTCTATTTACAAAGAAAAGCAGAACGTATTAATGAAATTTATAAAAACGGCACACCTTTACAAAAAAAGATTGCGAGTGTCTTTTTAGAAACGTTCCTTTTCTATTCCGGATTTTACACACCGTTGTATTATCTAGGAAATAACAAATTAGCAAATGTCGCTGAAATTATTAAGTTAATCATCCGCGATGAATCCGTTCATGGAACGTATATTGGCTATAAATTCCAACTAGGCTTCAATGAATTATCTGAAGAAGAACAAGAAGAGTTGAAAAATTGGATGTATGATCTTCTTTATGAATTATATGAAAATGAAGAATGTTATACAGAACAACTTTATGACGACATTGGTTGGACAGAAGAAGTCAAAACTTTCTTACGGTACAACGCCAACAAAGCATTAATGAATATGGGGCAAGACCCGCTATTCCCTGATGGCGCCAATGATGTTAACCCAATCGTTATGAATGGGATCTCGACAGGTACCAGCAACCATGATTTCTTCTCACAAGTTGGGAATGGTTATCTTTTAGGGAACGTTGAAGCGATGAGCGATGACGATTATTTAATTGGATTAGAATAA
- the nrdE gene encoding class 1b ribonucleoside-diphosphate reductase subunit alpha: protein MSLKTLKDVSYFKLNNEINRPVNGQIPLNKDQEALDAFFKENVEPNTMKFDSATDKINYLIENEFLDETFIKKYTPEFLEKFYAFLKEQDFHFHSFMAAYKFYSQYALKSNDGSQYLESYEDRVAINALYFADGDEELALDLADEMIHQRYQPATPSFLNAGRKRGGELVSCFLVQLTDDMNSIGRGINSALQLSRIGGGVGITLSNLREAGAPIKGYEGAASGVVPVMKLFEDSFSYSNQLGQRQGAGVVYLNVFHPDIISFLSAKKENADEKVRVKTLSLGTLVPDKFYELAKNNEDMYLFSPYSVEKEYGVPFSYVDITEEYDRMVHNPNIRKTKIRARELEDEISKLQQESGYPYVINIDTANRANPIDGKIIMSNLCSEIMQVQKPSVINGKQDYEVLGTDISCNLGSTNIGNLMDSPDFGKSVQAMTRALTFVTDTSDIDVVPTIQNGNHLNHTIGLGAMGLHSYFAKNHMEYGSPESIEFTDLYFMLLNYWTLVESNNIAKERGVTFHNFEKSDYADGSYFASYIDNAPQPKSDKVQSLFEGVFIPSAQDWQALSDEVQKHGLYHQNRLAVAPTGSISYINDTSASIHPITRLIEERQEKKIGKIYYPAAHLDNDTIGYYTSAYDTDMRKVIDIYAAAQKHVDQGMSLTLFLRSEIPEGLYEWKTDTNKQTTRDLNILRNYAFHKGIKSIYYVRTFTEDEEEIGSNQCESCVI from the coding sequence ATGAGTTTAAAAACATTAAAAGACGTCAGCTACTTTAAACTTAATAATGAAATTAATCGTCCAGTTAACGGACAAATTCCATTAAATAAGGACCAAGAAGCACTAGACGCTTTCTTCAAAGAAAACGTAGAGCCAAATACCATGAAATTTGATTCTGCTACGGATAAAATAAATTATCTAATTGAAAATGAATTTTTAGATGAAACATTTATCAAAAAATATACGCCGGAATTTCTTGAAAAATTCTATGCCTTTTTAAAGGAACAAGATTTTCATTTTCATTCATTTATGGCTGCTTATAAGTTTTATTCGCAATATGCGTTAAAATCAAACGATGGTAGTCAATATCTAGAAAGCTATGAAGATCGAGTAGCGATTAATGCTTTATATTTCGCTGATGGGGATGAAGAGCTAGCGCTTGATTTGGCGGATGAAATGATTCATCAACGCTATCAACCAGCGACGCCTTCTTTCTTAAACGCAGGTAGAAAGCGCGGCGGTGAGTTGGTTTCTTGCTTTTTAGTACAGCTGACCGATGATATGAACTCTATCGGACGCGGCATTAACTCTGCTTTACAACTTTCTCGTATTGGCGGCGGTGTAGGAATTACATTATCTAACTTACGGGAAGCAGGAGCGCCGATTAAAGGTTATGAAGGTGCTGCTAGTGGTGTGGTACCGGTAATGAAATTGTTTGAAGATAGTTTTAGCTACTCCAATCAATTAGGCCAACGTCAAGGCGCTGGTGTGGTTTATCTGAATGTTTTCCATCCAGATATCATCAGTTTCCTATCAGCTAAAAAAGAAAACGCAGATGAAAAAGTAAGGGTTAAAACTCTTTCTTTAGGGACACTAGTGCCAGATAAATTTTACGAATTAGCCAAAAACAATGAAGACATGTATTTATTTAGTCCTTACAGTGTAGAAAAAGAATATGGCGTTCCTTTCTCTTATGTGGACATTACCGAAGAATATGATCGTATGGTGCATAACCCAAATATTCGCAAGACTAAAATTCGTGCGCGTGAATTAGAAGATGAAATTTCTAAATTGCAACAAGAATCGGGTTATCCTTATGTTATCAATATTGATACGGCTAACCGTGCCAACCCAATTGACGGCAAGATTATTATGAGTAACTTATGCTCAGAAATTATGCAGGTACAAAAACCTTCTGTCATTAATGGTAAACAAGATTATGAAGTGTTGGGTACTGATATCAGTTGTAATTTGGGATCGACCAATATCGGTAACTTAATGGACAGTCCTGACTTTGGGAAGTCGGTACAAGCAATGACACGTGCTTTAACTTTTGTTACGGATACTTCTGACATTGATGTCGTGCCAACGATCCAAAATGGGAATCATTTAAACCATACGATTGGTTTAGGAGCAATGGGGTTGCACAGTTATTTTGCTAAAAATCATATGGAATATGGTTCTCCTGAATCCATTGAATTCACGGATCTTTATTTCATGTTGTTAAATTATTGGACGCTAGTTGAAAGCAATAATATTGCCAAAGAGCGGGGCGTTACGTTCCACAACTTTGAAAAGTCTGACTATGCTGATGGTAGCTATTTTGCTTCTTATATTGACAATGCTCCACAACCCAAATCTGATAAAGTGCAGTCTTTATTTGAAGGTGTCTTTATTCCAAGTGCCCAAGATTGGCAAGCACTTAGTGATGAAGTGCAAAAACACGGCTTGTATCATCAAAACCGTTTAGCAGTTGCACCAACAGGCTCAATTTCTTATATCAATGATACAAGTGCTAGTATCCACCCAATTACGCGTTTGATTGAAGAACGCCAAGAAAAGAAAATTGGTAAAATTTATTATCCAGCTGCTCATTTGGATAATGATACGATTGGTTATTATACATCAGCATACGATACGGATATGCGTAAAGTTATTGATATCTACGCTGCAGCACAAAAGCATGTGGATCAAGGAATGAGTTTAACGCTATTCTTACGTTCAGAAATTCCAGAAGGACTTTATGAATGGAAGACTGATACCAATAAACAAACGACCCGTGATTTGAATATTTTAAGAAATTACGCCTTTCATAAGGGCATCAAATCAATTTATTATGTACGTACGTTTACTGAAGATGAAGAAGAAATCGGCAGCAATCAATGTGAAAGCTGTGTCATCTAA
- the nrdH gene encoding glutaredoxin-like protein NrdH: MNITLFSKNNCMQCKMTKRFLAENNISFEEVNIDNEPNALDWLKEQGFQSVPVITSDATTVVGFRPDQLRQLAS; the protein is encoded by the coding sequence ATGAATATTACACTATTCTCTAAAAATAATTGTATGCAATGTAAAATGACAAAACGCTTCCTAGCTGAAAATAATATTAGTTTTGAAGAAGTTAATATCGATAATGAACCCAATGCACTTGATTGGTTAAAAGAACAAGGCTTTCAAAGTGTTCCTGTAATTACATCGGACGCTACAACAGTCGTTGGATTCCGTCCAGATCAATTGCGTCAATTAGCAAGCTGA
- a CDS encoding VOC family protein has protein sequence MYTGVEIDIVVSDALQAFATYQEIFETELIEKTDFPKGQNEVVFTIYGTRIHLLDENPEAGMQAPQETIVPIWLNVMVPDIKETFQRALDHGWQELMPLTDMSDFGVTNAVVADTFGYQWMLHQVHKEVSFEERKAMFEQQMDE, from the coding sequence ATGTATACAGGAGTAGAAATTGACATCGTTGTAAGCGATGCGCTACAAGCTTTTGCAACCTATCAAGAAATTTTTGAGACAGAACTAATTGAAAAAACAGATTTTCCTAAGGGGCAAAATGAAGTCGTATTTACGATTTATGGTACGCGAATTCATCTACTAGATGAAAATCCTGAAGCTGGAATGCAAGCTCCTCAAGAAACTATTGTACCAATTTGGTTAAATGTAATGGTTCCTGATATTAAAGAAACTTTTCAGCGCGCACTTGATCATGGTTGGCAAGAATTAATGCCGCTAACTGATATGTCTGATTTTGGCGTAACAAATGCAGTAGTAGCAGATACTTTTGGTTATCAATGGATGTTACATCAAGTCCATAAAGAAGTTTCTTTTGAAGAACGTAAAGCGATGTTTGAACAGCAAATGGATGAATAA
- a CDS encoding MFS transporter, whose amino-acid sequence MKNKRLIFAILALGIISFLGIVIETALNITFPVLMQQFQISSGVVQWLTSGYMLVSTVIIPFGAFFRKRFKIITLFRMATGSFFAGTMLVILSNNFLTLLLGRLIQGVANGLVLPLMFSVIISQAPRKQLGTFMGLGSLVLAFAPAVGPIYGGLISQHFHWKFVFAFLIPMIIIAYLLGEKYIEQDIQVGRNQFDIKGGIRLAVVLLSGLLLINSITSSSFSNLLRLALGGLVVIFVISFIKHENQQSEPLLNLTIFKKRGFIQLLLSFFLLQLMSLSISYLIPNVLQLGFNQNTAIAGLLVTPAAIVNGLVSIFGGIIYDKLKQRIPIFGGAIWILVSFILMVIVKPSPQFLAITYGSFMIGLGLSYSNIMTLSLSKLPRTMVDDGNSIYMTAQSYAGSLGIALSASIMGLMQGEYVSLMKGTLAGYQTNLVVFVILSILILGMLIQGMRKK is encoded by the coding sequence ATGAAAAATAAACGTTTAATTTTTGCCATTTTAGCTCTTGGGATCATCAGCTTTTTGGGAATTGTGATTGAGACAGCATTAAATATTACATTTCCAGTACTAATGCAGCAATTCCAAATTTCTAGCGGAGTCGTTCAATGGTTGACCAGTGGATATATGCTAGTTTCAACTGTGATTATTCCTTTCGGAGCTTTTTTTAGGAAACGTTTTAAAATTATTACGCTTTTTCGTATGGCTACAGGTAGTTTTTTCGCTGGAACAATGTTAGTCATTCTCTCAAACAACTTTTTAACACTACTTTTAGGAAGGCTAATTCAAGGGGTTGCGAATGGATTAGTATTACCATTGATGTTTTCGGTAATTATCAGTCAAGCGCCAAGAAAGCAGCTTGGGACATTTATGGGATTAGGAAGCCTTGTACTCGCATTTGCGCCAGCAGTTGGCCCTATTTATGGAGGTCTCATTTCGCAACATTTTCATTGGAAATTCGTTTTTGCGTTTTTAATTCCAATGATAATCATTGCGTACTTATTAGGTGAGAAATACATTGAACAAGATATTCAAGTTGGAAGGAACCAATTTGATATTAAGGGGGGCATACGATTAGCAGTTGTTTTATTAAGCGGTCTTTTGTTGATTAACAGTATCACTTCGTCTTCTTTTTCGAATCTATTGAGATTAGCGCTCGGTGGGTTAGTCGTCATTTTTGTAATATCCTTCATAAAACATGAAAATCAACAAAGCGAACCATTACTTAATTTGACAATTTTTAAGAAGCGAGGATTTATACAGCTATTACTTTCTTTTTTCTTGTTGCAGCTAATGTCATTGAGTATATCGTATCTTATTCCTAATGTGTTACAGTTGGGGTTTAATCAAAATACGGCGATAGCAGGTTTGTTAGTTACGCCAGCAGCCATTGTAAATGGGCTAGTATCCATTTTCGGTGGAATAATCTATGATAAATTAAAGCAACGAATTCCGATTTTTGGCGGAGCAATATGGATACTCGTTAGCTTTATTCTAATGGTCATAGTTAAACCAAGTCCGCAATTTTTAGCAATCACGTATGGGTCTTTTATGATCGGTTTAGGATTAAGCTATAGTAATATAATGACACTTAGCTTATCAAAATTACCGAGAACAATGGTAGATGATGGAAATTCAATTTATATGACAGCTCAATCTTATGCTGGTTCATTAGGTATTGCCTTAAGTGCTTCAATTATGGGGTTAATGCAAGGTGAATATGTCTCTTTAATGAAAGGAACATTGGCAGGCTACCAGACTAATTTAGTCGTTTTTGTTATTTTATCAATCCTTATTCTAGGCATGTTAATCCAAGGCATGAGAAAAAAATGA
- a CDS encoding Crp/Fnr family transcriptional regulator: MNNQELKHTQQLLNDMNLSDIYTNEVLTRSIYLHFTNKLQVIHSSDPLDALFFILIGKVFVTSYSSNGDKVIIDNMKSGEFFGDIELYSGKVSSLHNIVSTPNTIILKIPAKIVRKQLNYHIPYLNFMCVKLTEKLTNTSSNYSKTLLLPAKNKLARYITEQFELTQHDDIPFSVKRVSEILGISDRHLRRLIQELEKNELISKTRSHLKIIDLKTLYSLANL, translated from the coding sequence TTGAATAACCAAGAATTGAAGCATACCCAACAACTCCTCAATGATATGAATTTGTCTGATATATATACGAACGAGGTTCTCACTCGCTCCATTTATTTACACTTTACAAATAAGTTACAGGTTATCCATTCAAGTGATCCTCTTGATGCGCTCTTTTTTATTTTAATCGGAAAGGTTTTTGTTACTTCTTATTCTTCAAATGGTGATAAAGTAATCATAGATAATATGAAATCAGGTGAGTTTTTTGGGGACATTGAGCTTTACAGTGGTAAAGTGTCTTCCTTACATAATATCGTTTCTACGCCCAATACAATCATTCTAAAAATTCCTGCAAAAATAGTCAGGAAACAGCTTAATTATCATATTCCTTACTTAAACTTTATGTGCGTTAAATTAACAGAGAAGTTAACAAATACTTCCTCTAATTATTCTAAAACTTTACTTTTACCTGCTAAAAATAAACTAGCTCGTTACATCACTGAACAATTTGAATTAACGCAACATGATGACATCCCTTTTTCAGTGAAAAGAGTATCGGAAATTTTGGGAATATCTGACAGGCATCTTCGCAGATTAATACAAGAATTAGAAAAAAACGAATTAATATCCAAAACACGTTCACATTTAAAAATTATAGACCTAAAAACATTGTATAGTTTAGCAAACCTTTAA
- a CDS encoding serine hydrolase: MNKFLKILPVLLGIILLLAIGFWYEDSVEINEEETAESTTTTRSEVAKEPQKEEDNLEEQLQQTGDQLAEEYPNSLEFMVYDLDTEETYRYTNDEEDRLYETASIVKVAVAMLLFHEKEINQEELTEEETQRLSSMILSSDNDATSALLNESLGGFESLQTIFDELGMSNTTVNLGNWGNSTTTATDQMKLLKELYLPSDYISDESQDYIIDLMTQIDEDQSWGVYAGSDDVSFKNGWLTDGVSGEWIVTSIGKVSQGDNEYLAVALSDENPSVEDGSHVIEELIGVTSDYLL; the protein is encoded by the coding sequence ATGAATAAATTTTTAAAAATTTTACCCGTATTATTAGGAATTATTTTACTTCTGGCGATTGGGTTTTGGTACGAAGATTCCGTGGAGATAAATGAAGAGGAAACTGCCGAAAGTACAACGACTACCCGTTCAGAAGTAGCAAAAGAACCGCAAAAAGAGGAAGATAATCTCGAAGAACAATTGCAGCAAACAGGAGATCAATTAGCAGAAGAGTATCCTAATTCTTTAGAGTTTATGGTTTATGATCTCGATACAGAAGAAACCTATAGGTATACCAATGATGAAGAAGATCGTCTCTATGAAACCGCCAGTATTGTCAAGGTAGCAGTCGCTATGTTGTTATTCCACGAGAAAGAAATCAATCAAGAAGAGCTAACAGAAGAAGAGACGCAACGTCTATCTTCTATGATTTTAAGTAGTGATAATGACGCGACTTCAGCACTTTTAAATGAATCTTTAGGTGGGTTTGAATCTTTACAAACCATCTTTGATGAGTTAGGTATGAGCAATACAACAGTGAACTTAGGAAACTGGGGAAACAGTACGACAACGGCTACAGATCAAATGAAATTGTTGAAAGAATTATATTTACCTTCCGATTATATTTCAGATGAATCCCAAGACTATATCATCGACTTGATGACTCAAATCGATGAAGATCAAAGTTGGGGCGTCTATGCCGGTTCAGATGATGTTTCTTTCAAAAATGGCTGGTTAACTGATGGTGTAAGTGGTGAATGGATTGTTACGAGCATTGGGAAAGTATCGCAAGGAGATAATGAATACCTTGCGGTAGCATTATCTGATGAAAATCCGTCGGTGGAAGATGGAAGTCATGTTATTGAAGAGCTGATAGGGGTCACGAGTGATTATTTGTTGTAA